cgccagtaatgtttttagtaaggcatgtttgttaaactagttatattttctgattaaattaaggcctagttctggtttaaactaatccctgtctgggaaaccaccccaatatTCTGATGATATAATCAGTCTTTGAATATAAAAGTTTGATACACAAGTATTTGATATTCTGCACTTTTCTTTAAAGTCTTGACATTTTTTGGAGTCATTTTAGCATATGGTTGTTGTTGGGTGACTCCATCAGTAGGTTTGAACTTCTTGCGGTGTCACCTCCAGAAGGATTTGCAGCTGTAGCATAAAATAATCTAGAGAAGAAAAAAGTCAGTTTAGGTCAGTGACTCGAGCCTTGCCGGCTGATGCCAAAATATTTATACTATAAAAGCATAAGATGCACTGATATATTGGCCACTAATCGGTATCGGacgataaaagcattttttatacTCCGCTATCGGTTGGTAATTTAAAAACAGCCAATAGTCATGGgtgatatatcctgtcaatcaacaGAGAACAGGacaatgcaatgaatttgaattctgtgtatagaaaatgtaaagaaacatcacatTCAATATTAATTGccattatataaattaataacattCTGAAAATTTGTCTAAATAATCGGTGGAAAAATTTAATATCAGTGCATCTTTAGTTTTTACACATATTAATAagttcacacacaaaaaaaaatatttttacctgatgaacacaaaagaagatattttgataaatgatggcaaacacacagctgattgtaaccattgacttccttAGAATACAAATAcgattaccatcatttatcaaaatatcttcattgtgttcatcagaaaaaagaaattcatatatgACGATAAGAAAATtgagaattttaatttttgggaactatccctttaactctaatatgaataatatgaaGTTAACCCATTAGTCAATGCATTTAAGTGCATTGCATTCATTTATAGTGCTAACAACAACAAACACTCACTGAAGGTTTTCTTCCAGCGGTTAGGAATAAAAGATGTCTTCATTGTAAGGTAATACATTGGTACAACTGCTAGGGTTAGGCCACAGCTCAATCCCGTATTCCAGGGATCAGAATACAACGACAAACCCACAATGAAGAAACACACCAGGGTGAAGATCACGGCGATAACCAGAGGAACCTAAACACATATTCAGTTCCAAGATTTAAGAATCatgtaaacttagtttaaatatgaataattaaTTTATTCAGTCCTATTAATGAACCTTAAATGGTCTTGGATGTTCTGGGAATCTGTATCGGTGGATGAGCATCCCCAGGGTTGCCAGTGCGATGAAAAACCAACGTGAGAAAGAGGCAAAATTGATCAGTTCATAGATCTCTCCTCTTGCTATCATAATAACCACCAGAGGATACTGCAAACATCAAGAGAAAGATCTGATAAGACACAGAGGATGGGACACGGGTGGATAATTGGGTGAATGCATGTGATTGTACCAGAAACAATATAGCAGGTAGCGGTGTCTGTCGGCGAATATGGATCATGGAGAAGATGCCTGGCATGTGACCCTCTCTGGCTCCCACAAATATCATCCTAAAGAAATGAAATAAGCTACTTACCAAGAAAACTTACTTCTGGGAATTGCAAAAGAATTCCAAGAGAAATTAAAGTTTTGTATATTGGCGACATCCCCTGGGATCTTTACCTGGTTGATCCAAAAAATCCCCCATTTACAGCTCCAAGACAAGAAAGTGCGACCAGTACGGGCATGGCCGGTGCCAAACCCTGCAGAGCACGCCCAGCAAATGTCTGCaagaaatgcatttacataatCATCACATATACACCCCCAAACAAATCTTTAGTGAAACCCCAGTGTCTGCGATCCACCACTGACCACTGCCACAGCATCTGACATCAGGAGCTCATCTGCTGTCATCATGGTGTAGTAAGCCACATTCACCAGCACGTAAAACACAGTAACCGTAACAATGGAGAAAATGATGGCTAATGGAAGAGttctaacaaaaacaaaaacatttgagtaagtttcatgacttttaagaATAATTAATATTATGCTACAAAGCAGTTTTAAATACCTGTTGGGGTTAATGACCTCTTCGGTTATGAAGTTTAAATAAAACCtgtgaacaaaaataaaatgttaaagtaATAGATAGTTTAAACCCCTTCATCTGGATTTAAATATGTCACAGTTCATACCAACCATCCACTATATGCATATAGTCCAGAATAAAAAGCAAGTGGAAGTTTGGTCACCGATAAAGATTCAGAGTCAAATGCATCCTGGAAATTGGCAGTTTTGCCTGTAACAAATAATGAAAACATCAAGTTATTTTCCTGCTTATGAAAGCAGAGAACCTGAATTGAGTTCTTATGGCTCAGTGGGTGAAGCATTAGGTAAGCAATGCAAATATCATATGTTTAAACCGAGGGGCAACTTTCtgatctctctaatgaagccaataCGAAAAATGCAATTCACCGACTGGCCACCAGAGGCCGGATCCAAAaaggagtcaattcccatagacccccatgttaaaatgcccaactttacagtagaaaataatatgtttatagcctggtacaaaaagcgATTTTGGTTTTTATAGCATATTTTGCCCTTCATGTCAACTGTGAGTGGgggtaatttttttgtaactcatccgtttaaataccttaaacttctgcataattaagggggtggccacttgagtgatggtTGAACAGCACTGATGTCACTAAAATCAAGCTTGGCATGGTTTCAGCGACCATCCACCTAAACTTCTCcaatgtcccgcctctttacccattttcggttatccgtgAGCAAAGCGTGGCccagatggcgacggcaggcactgcctactattggcttcaaaaaaactcttcacaaacctatgggtgacgtcactaacactacatccatattttttacagtctatggtttaaacCCAAgctacacacatactgataaagtAAATGGATTAAACCATTTAcaattatgcatttggtagttccctgggttcaacccatgaccttttccactgctaacgcaatgctccaCCACTGAGCTACACAAGATCATCTTTCAGGTGCGTACTGCAGTAACGTACTGCAGTAGATTCAACAGTATGATTCAATATGATTCTTACCATTAACCAAAGCCATGATTCCTGGAATGATGATCAGAATCAAAGCGAACAGCTTGATGACCGTGAGCAACACCTGCGTACGAGCAGTTAAAGACACACTCCAGCAGTTCACTATCACCACGAATGCTggataataaaaaagtttgcatCAAGTTCTACTCAAACCAATGAAaaaagtttattcaacttaaaggGTTTAATGTGTGTTCAATGATTTCACAGTTTTCACAAAactcaaataaaatcaataaaataaCTTTGGTAActcaaaaattttatttataacttCCAAACGCggagtcatttaaaaaaaaacaacctcatttta
The sequence above is a segment of the Misgurnus anguillicaudatus chromosome 1, ASM2758022v2, whole genome shotgun sequence genome. Coding sequences within it:
- the LOC129432610 gene encoding cystine/glutamate transporter isoform X1, yielding MEVSRREPKAEQLTDEGTEKTKDEAVHLRRSIGLLPSISFIIGTVIGSGIFIAPKGVLMNSGSVGVSLIVWILCGVLSLFGSLCYAELGTSFTKSGGHYTYLLETLGPLPAFLRLWTEYLLIRPAVTSYVSLAFGRYAVEPFFIPCAAPTVLVKLVSILAVSFVVIVNCWSVSLTARTQVLLTVIKLFALILIIIPGIMALVNGKTANFQDAFDSESLSVTKLPLAFYSGLYAYSGWFYLNFITEEVINPNRYLKLLCSIILIILKSHETYSNVFVFVRTLPLAIIFSIVTVTVFYVLVNVAYYTMMTADELLMSDAVAVTFAGRALQGLAPAMPVLVALSCLGAVNGGFFGSTRMIFVGAREGHMPGIFSMIHIRRQTPLPAILFLYPLVVIMIARGEIYELINFASFSRWFFIALATLGMLIHRYRFPEHPRPFKVPLVIAVIFTLVCFFIVGLSLYSDPWNTGLSCGLTLAVVPMYYLTMKTSFIPNRWKKTFNYFMLQLQILLEVTPQEVQTY
- the LOC129432610 gene encoding cystine/glutamate transporter isoform X2; its protein translation is MEVSRREPKAEQLTDEGTEKTKDEAVHLRRSIGLLPSISFIIGTVIGSGIFIAPKGVLMNSGSVGVSLIVWILCGVLSLFGSLCYAELGTSFTKSGGHYTYLLETLGPLPAFLRLWTEYLLIRPAVTSYVSLAFGRYAVEPFFIPCAAPTVLVKLVSILAVSFVVIVNCWSVSLTARTQVLLTVIKLFALILIIIPGIMALVNGKTANFQDAFDSESLSVTKLPLAFYSGLYAYSGWFYLNFITEEVINPNRTLPLAIIFSIVTVTVFYVLVNVAYYTMMTADELLMSDAVAVTFAGRALQGLAPAMPVLVALSCLGAVNGGFFGSTRMIFVGAREGHMPGIFSMIHIRRQTPLPAILFLYPLVVIMIARGEIYELINFASFSRWFFIALATLGMLIHRYRFPEHPRPFKVPLVIAVIFTLVCFFIVGLSLYSDPWNTGLSCGLTLAVVPMYYLTMKTSFIPNRWKKTFNYFMLQLQILLEVTPQEVQTY